A single Oryzias melastigma strain HK-1 linkage group LG24, ASM292280v2, whole genome shotgun sequence DNA region contains:
- the si:ch211-225h24.2 gene encoding si:ch211-225h24.2 isoform X2, translated as MAISKEAKVKKIMSKKERREKKMLSSKDDEHLLLTGVNAADRKGPQKKIKDDEKEKKDKQEKALCFWESVTMTMRQISPAKKLEKIEGWEPPQLENLPETASDEPPGAGEDAAPPDSVGFPVEMPTWEGRGLEEDSSRYANLSDSNDVRWTARAKVKLAGISRISRGIVSEGVWGGFK; from the exons ATGGCCATCTCCAAG GAGGCTAAAGTGAAGAAGATCATGTCCAAGAAGGAGCGGCGGGAGAAGAAGATGCTGTCCTCCAAGGATGACGAGCATCTTCTGCTGACCGGAGTGAACGCTGCTGATCGGAAAGG gCCTCAGAAGAAAATCAAGGATGAcgagaaggagaagaaggacaaacaggaaaaagccCTCTGCTTCTGGGAGAGCGTCACCATGACGATGAGGCAGATCTCTCCAGCgaaaaaactagaaaagatAGAGGGGTGGGAGCCGCCGCAGCTGGAGAATCTACCAGAGACTGCGAGCGACGAACCCCCGGGAGCGGGAGAAGACGCGGCGCCCCCCGACTCCGTAGGCTTTCCTGTGGAAATGCCTACCTGGGAGGGGCGGGGCCTGGAGGAGGACTCCTCCCGCTACGCTAACCTGTCGGACTCCAACGACGTCCGATGGACGGCCCGCGCCAAAGTCAAGCTGGCTGGAATCAGCAGGATAAGCAGAGGGATTGTGTCTGAGGGTGTGTGGGGGGGcttcaaatag